The following proteins are co-located in the Apium graveolens cultivar Ventura chromosome 5, ASM990537v1, whole genome shotgun sequence genome:
- the LOC141724421 gene encoding proline transporter 2-like: MGESKDTTTEVHPEVHSGEHFSVEIPDTAHQISQDSWLQVGFVLTTGINSAYVLGYSAAVMVPLGWAGGVIGLIAATAISLYANVLIARLHEFGGKRHIRYRDLAGFIYGKRAYALTWAMQYVNLFMINVGFVILAGQALKAIYVLYTDEHTMKLPYFIIIAGFTCGLFAIATPHLSALRVWLGFSTLFSLIYIVVAIVLSARDGSRSPPRDYDIPGSKINKVFTTIGGMSSLVFAFNTGMLPEIQATVREPVVKNMMKGLYFQFIIGVLPLYAVAFVGYWAYGSDSSSYLLNSVSGPDWVKTAANVAAFLQTVIALHIFASPMYEYLDTRYGIKGSALAFRNLSFRVMVRGAYLALTTFVAAILPFIGDFISLTGAISTFPLTFILANHMYVVAKKHELSSLSKIWHWLNVIFFSCLAVAATVSSVRLIVVDSKTYSIFADL, translated from the exons ATGGGAGAATCTAAAGATACCACCACCGAAGTTCACCCGGAAGTGCACTCCGGAGAGCATTTTTCGGTTGAAATACCTGACACAGCTCATCAGATTAGTCAAG ATTCTTGGTTACAAGTAGGATTCGTCCTAACCACCGGTATCAATAGTGCATATGTTCTAGGCTACTCTGCTGCAGTCATGGTTCCGCTTGGTTGGGCAGGAGGTGTCATTGGTCTAATTGCAGCAACGGCTATATCATTGTATGCAAATGTTCTGATTGCCAGGCTCCATGAATTCGGTGGAAAGAGGCACATTAGATATAGAGATCTTGCAGGATTTATATATG GAAAGAGAGCTTATGCTCTTACATGGGCGATGCAATATGTTAATCTTTTTATGATCAATGTTGGATTTGTCATTTTGGCTGGTCAGGCTCTAAAA GCTATTTATGTTCTTTACACGGATGAACATACCATGAAGCTCCCCTACTTCATTATCATTGCTGGCTTCACATGTGGTTTGTTTGCAATTGCAACCCCGCATCTGTCAGCTTTGAGGGTCTGGCTGGGATTTTCAACACTCTTTAGCCTTATCTACATTGTTGTCGCGATTGTACTGTCAGCTAGAGATG GAAGTAGAAGCCCGCCTAGAGATTATGACATTCCTGGATCAAAGATAAACAAGGTATTTACAACTATAGGTGGAATGTCGAGCCTCGTTTTTGCTTTCAACACAGGAATGCTTCCAGAAATACAG GCAACTGTGAGAGAACCTGTGGTAAAGAACATGATGAAAGGTCTTTACTTTCAGTTCATCATAGGTGTTTTGCCTCTATATGCTGTTGCTTTTGTTGGATATTGGGCCTATGGATCGGATTCATCTTCCTATCTACTCAACAGTGTTAGTGGCCCGGATTGGGTGAAAACGGCCGCCAATGTTGCTGCCTTCCTGCAAACTGTTATTGCTTTGCAT ATTTTTGCAAGTCCAATGTATGAGTATTTGGACACAAGGTATGGTATTAAAGGAAGTGCATTGGCGTTCCGCAACTTGTCATTCAGAGTTATGGTGAGAGGAGCTTATTTGGCTCTTACAACATTCGTGGCTGCTATACTGCCTTTTATCGGAGACTTCATTAGTCTCACAGGGGCTATCAGCACATTTCCCCTAACGTTTATACTTGCCAACCACATGTACGTAGTTGCTAAGAAGCACGAATTAAGTTCTTTATCAAAGATCTGGCACTGGCTCAATGTCATCTTTTTTAGTTGCTTGGCTGTTGCGGCAACAGTCTCTTCAGTAAGGCTTATAGTTGTAGATTCGAAAACCTACAGCATCTTTGCTGATTTATAA